The region GTTACTTTTGTCTAGTTTCATATTTATGCATTACATGTTATGCAAGAACAAAAGTTCGGCTTTAAATGTACCACCTCGAATTATCAATTAGTAATTAAAACAAGTATAGTTACCTCGACTCTGGGCTGCTCCACATTTTTACATGTGGTAGTTTTTGTAGCATCTCAGGTTTAATGTTCAAGCAGCGCACTTTTCACATAATTCAAAATCCAAAAACCCGCACCGCAATATCACTTGATTCTACACTCATTTTTTGTGCTGTAGCTGTCTGTTTGAACCGACTGAGTAAACTTCCTAAAAATGCAACTGCGCATTTGCCATAAATCAGccagaaaaataataaaatggaCGCTCGACGCATAGAGACAAAAATAGAATTCACCGAAATCTGAGTtgcacaaaaaaatgaaaacgcgGGACACGAAATTGATCTTCGACGTTCGCAGGATGTTTTTACTTCAGTAATACGGTTTTTCTTTAGGCTACACGCTGCTCCTCGTGCATTATTCACAGACGATTATGGTGGAAATACACTGATCGAACAACGCGGTCTGAATGTTGAACTGATATTGAGAGCGCGTAACCTCGCTTCGATTGCTCGGAAGGACTGATTGCGACTGATGCCGCACGACGCTCAGAAGAGATTTAAGTCAGTTTTCTGAAGGACGGAACATAATAATTCTCCCGCCCTCTCAGTCGCTCTTTCCGAAAGAGAGGAACATATTAAGACGAGTATTCCTCTCTTTCTACGGTAACCAATCCCGAGCGTGCGAGACAGAAGAAGGTACTCATCTTACTATTCCCCTCTCGGTGCCGTTTTCCACACATGAAAGGGTATACCAGGCCTCCTCCATGGTATATGCTCTAAGCCCCAAATCCGGCCCAGGCCCAACAAActgttacgaaaaataaccCAGGGCTATCAGTGTGTAACGCCATGTAGGCAGTCTATAACAATCTCTATAGTCAATGGTCTGGTCGGTGCCACAGTCCACCAATTCGGGCGTTCCTTGTTCAAATGACGTGGTGGTAGTGGACTGGTGGATTGATTTGGTGCATGCCGGCAGGAGTTCATCGGGTGTGATAATTCACCGCGTTCTTGAAACGCTGTAAGAAATAGATTTAATAACGCCAGGCACGATGTTACAAAGCGTGTTCGACGATGTCAGGCGGATGAACAAACGTCAGGTAACAAAAACGGCAAACGTCTGCCCGAAAAACATTCACGCACATCGACAGTTGACATATGGCTCTGCGTGTGTACGTACTCCGACTGATCTGTCTAAAGCAATTCATTTCGTATTTGTTGCAGTTCCTCTATCAGGTACTGAGTTTTGGAATGATCGTATCATCAGCCCTCATGATATGGAAGGGCTTAATGGTTGTTACTGGAAGTGAAAGTCCCATCGTCGTCGTTTTGAGGTTTGCAtcacctaacctaacctaacctcaatttACCCTATATACATTTCATGAACAACCAACTTCATATAAGGGTTTGAGTCCATGTTTCTTCAACGAAAGTTAAGATTATTATCACCAACATATTTTCGCTTTGGTAACTGTAGTTTTACTAGAAATACCATGCTGCGAAGTAAAAGTGCTTGTATGAGGCAACGatagaattattgttatttattacattaataTCCTTATCTGAACAGCAATCAATTTAAACCTCATGTATTCCTAAGTACGTGTTGTGTTCGCAGAAGGCTCAAAACTGTTAATTAATTGATGCAAACTGAGATGATTAGTAATAGCTCCATGTGTGTGGTATACAAGCCACTTATCTGACCTCTGCGTCATTCCATTCACGATAAACAATTTATCCTGTTCaacaaaaattactttttaacTTGTTTTGTAAGATAGCATTAAAACCAGCCTAAATCACAGCAAAGCTCGATTGCATTAGTGTTTCATATTTGCGCTAATGTGTACAGTAAACAAAATCAGTAAACTtgatttttgtataatttgcTAATGTTAAGACTGAAAAAATCAGTAATAAAGGCaagaaattacatttttactGTAAAACCATTGGTTTATTGCTATTCGTGATCAGTGCAGACTTACAAAAACTTCATAATTCACTTCTCTTATGAAATAACGAGCAGAAGAATCTGATTTCTTCTTCCCAATCTAACATTgtgggagtaaaaaattttatgaagatattgaaatgaatcatAAGTACTTGACatgttttcttgaaaattcacCTAATTcctattaatttttaatcacaatGTCACACGAGATGAAtgtagaaaaatgtttgtttgaACATTGTGGTAACTGTTCTGATGTTTTGATACCTCAGCGGGAGCATGGAGCCTGCTTTCCATAGAGGGGACCTTTTATTCTTAACCAATTATCAGGACGAACCAGTACGTGTTGGAGAAATCGTTGTATTTAAAGTCGAGGGTCGTGACATTCCCATTGTACACAGGGTGTTGAAATTGCATGAAAAGtaagttgacaaaaaaaaaggaggaatacattttccaaaatttcgaGTAATCATGATATGTATCAATTATATACTCTTTCCTGTTCTTAGGGTGAATAATACAGTGAAATTCTTAACAAAGGGAGACAACAACTCAGTTGACGACAGAGGCTTATATGCCCCTGGCCAGTTGTGGTTAACGCACAAAGACGTAGTGGGTAGAGCAAGGGGTTTCCTACCGTATGTTGGAATGGTCACTATATACATGAACGAGTATCCTAAGTTCAAATATTTTGTCCTAGCTTGTCTCGGATTGTATGTTTTGGTACACAGAGAATCAAACTAGCTAATAGAATTATTCATACACAAATTgtcatacatatatttcattAAAACGATTTATCAGTCACTGATAATTTACTGAAATAAAGAGATGTCAAGAAAATGAATTGTTAAGCTTGTGCTATCGAAAGATCGAAGGTTATGTATACTTTAGAAGTAATATACAAACAAATCGTTTCGTCTTAATCAATGAAATTCCTGAGAAAACGAGTTGTTAAAAACTAACAAATGATAAGTTTTATGTTTGATGCGCATATATTTCATAGCATGAgtttttgaatgaaaagttCAATGGTCAATGGACATTGAGTATCTGATACGTCACAATGGAACAGTATGAAGGATTGATGGATACAATGGAACAGTGTTCAGTTAGGTTTCAGATTCTCCGACGCTTAATATTTCTACTAACAAACTGTGAATGTTCATGAggtatcttctttttttgtcctttgtgattttgaattcgCTGAGTATTTCGGTACGGATATTTTCTGTGGAATAAGAGATACAGTAATTCATtaaagtaaaatatatttgaaatacaGTGTTCAATATACttatgaaatatattcaatttataaattttattcgtagtcatttttattttaagttTACTTTTATGCATATTTTACGTCACGATCTATCTTTTTTAagtaatataatattcattttacaaGGATTGTTCAGTTGGGTGAACAAAATTGATGTACATCTATTCGTTGCAAATTCTTGTACCTATGGAATCAATGTAGATATACATATTAGATTGCAGCATACTTTCCGAATTACTGTACTAGAATTGCatgattatttgaatatttagcTAGGGCAAATGGGATTAGTAAATTCTTGTATTCGGTATTTACTCAATACAAATGTTAAGAACTTTGTTAAATGacaaagatatatatatatatggttgtgttggaattttacaacttgaAATGTACACGTCTGCATTTTAACATTTAACAACCAAAAACAAATAAGCAGAATAGTGTTTAGCACATTCTATAAAAGTACATAATACAATGTTAAAAGTCGTGGAAGTCAAAATGACTGCACTAATATCTACATCACTGTaacaaattttgcaaaaatgatCTGTGTTTGAAGTTATCAAACTGGCATGTAAAGGATCTTCAGTTGATTGATTGttccattttttatactttacaaaattttttgacaatcaTTATTGGTGATTGCAAGCGATGAGTCCTTTCgcgtttaattatttattaaaatcatACACAGGTATCGATCTCAGTTGAAAAGTGTCGGGAGTATATAATTGtcttttgaatttgaatttatgtaagtggtctctctttctctctctctttattattttaatacctACAACATcatgtatgtaataaaataatacttgTAAATTAACAATCACGTTTATTAATTTACAACACCTATgtcattcaatttcatttatagACCCTGTTTAAAAAGAACATGTGTATAGATTTCTGGGAGTTTGCATTACGATAACGTTATGATGGTACATAACTTTGTACCTCATGTGAAAGATGGAATGAATCACaataaaaactttatttttgaaCAATCAATTGatgtatttatttgaaaatgaacatgatataattatttttaaaattatttcttagAACAccgttgaattaaaaattacaataaatgaGAAATATATTCTTAAAAACTTCCAACCTTTAATtcaatgtttaaaaatacatgattatttcttttacttaatatttatacagttTGCGAAAAAATTACATACACATGTATTGGCAACGGGATTTTTGAAGTAAATTCAAGTAACGTCGTcagagaaattcgaaaatttaccAATCACTCgatgcaaacaaaaaaacgtcTCGCCTCGCGATTTGAATATGGCGCGTAGAGTTTACAAAATGGCGACGATCGGCCTCTTTTATTTGCAGTCCCTGCAACTAGAAACAGACCTGCACTGTGATTGGTGGCTTCTAGCCATCCCAACGATGTAATTGGCTCACAAGAAATATAGGCATGTACACGTTATTCCCGCTCTTATGTTATATCACGTGGTGTATCAGTGCTACCCTCATAAGCATTATTCATTTACCGACTCCGTCTGGAGCAGAAATTTGATTCTTCTGCAAACAAATATTTCCCGATGGCCGAACGCAGCATAAATTTGCGACGTTCTACCCGATTAAAAACACCTTCGAAGCAAGCAACAGAGGATTCTACAAAAGGTTTAATACGGGGAAACAGTCAATAATATATCTCAGCAACAAGCCAACGATTTAAATCAATTGTCAAACGTTCTGCCGTTTGTTATTGTTTTCAACACGTTGAACTACCGACTTAGTTcggttcattttcacaatattgCTGCATGATTATAAGCGAAAATTATTTCGTCGATGCTGTTTTAAACTGTAAGATTAGACACGTGTTGAGAAAAGATGTATTGAGTTTAGGTGACATATAGAATTCTGCATTGCTGAAATTACAGCCCTGGAAGAAtacttttcatttattatagATAGATGCTTTTCACTAGGGATTTCTAAATTTTATGTGTGCAGATACATTATAGTCACGTTTGTATTACAGGAGTGCAACGGAAAAGGAGAAGCCGCAAGATTAGTTCTAGCAGTAGTGATGGGGAACAAACTCCGGATGAGCTGGCTAGAGAGTTGgaagatgaattgaaaattattgacgAAGATGTACAGAAGCCAACAGGTGATCAACTTTGACGTAACTCATTAATGCAGGAACAGTAACTCTGGTGAATTTGAGAATTATTCGGATTATTTTCGCAAAAAGTTCACGAGCACAGTCgtaatatttgtataatatgacAACCTGTAAGTAGTATGGACAGTACTTTTCATCAACCGATAATAGAACATTTTTGCATATATATTTCTTGTTTTATGTTTCCCAGAATTATATACCGAAGAACAAGATGTCAGTGGTGCCAGCATGTATCATTTTCCAACACCTTCTAAAAGTGGAGCAATGGCTCAAAAAGCTGCCCTCAGCCGATCAGCAGCCACTCCTCAGACACCGAAGCATGCTGCTAagcaaaaaaatgttacagaTACTGCACAAACCCCGCACAGTGTTCGCAACAAATTCAAGAAACGTGAGTATCATATAACTCGTTATTACCCTTGTTGCCATCGTCTTTTCAAGTTAATGTGGGGGTACTCTCATTTCGAAGAGAAACATTGAATATTAAATGCTTGTATCAATGTTTAGAATTGGTCTCTCTTGCTCGTAATATATCTGGCGAATCATCCAGTGAGAGTGAAAGTGTTTCTGAAGAGAACGAATATGTGCCATCAGTTGATGAGGAATCTGATGATAGCGAAGAGGGAGAAGAAGTAAAAAGTTCTGAAGGTTCGGAGAGTGATGTAGAAGATAACAAAAAGCAAATCAGAAAAACACCTGCAAAGGTTGCTCCTTCACGTTTATCAACTTCTAAACAAAAACGGAATACACGTGTCACTTACAACGATTACGTGAGTTTCATATTCTGTCTTTAATGAAAGGAAGCTGGCTAAGTTGTTATTTCGTCCTTTGTAAGTGGCAGACTTTTTGATatatgatttatatttttatagtacacatgaataaaattgttacaGCACCTGGAAACGGATGATTACTTCGAAATGCAATCGGAAAAGGTTTTAACTTCCGATCGAACCTTAGGAAGGCTGGTGAACCCACGAatggatgaagaaaaattgcaaaaattattatccaaGCAGAGCTTTGTTTCTAAAGAACATAAAGAAGCCATCAGGTCACTCTCAAGGGACTACAGAGCTTTGTTTCCAATGTGGCACTGCATATTggagtaaataaaataattatgcacTATTCTTCAATGttttacgaaatattttaACTAAACAAGAACAATATTTCTAGTAGATCGCTTATGATTATCACATGCTTTTATGAGATAATCgaaattgaagtttttttttcctttcagaGAAGGCTACAGTCTGTTACTTCACGGTTTGGGATCAAAAAGAATTTTGATGAATGATTTTCATAAAGAAACTCTGTCTGATCATCCTACACTTGTTGTGAACGGTTTTTTCCCCAGTCTTACGTTGAAAGAGGTGAATCAGTTATCAACGTTGGTGTACCAGACTCGTGTATTTTTCCTTATTGaccaattaatttatttccaaaGATACTGGATGGTATAACAACCGATCTTCTGGGACTGCAGAGTCCGACGAATCCAAACGAATGTCTAAGCTTGATCGAAAGTACCCTCAGAGAGAATCCCGAGGATCGGCTTTACTTGTTAGTGCATAATATTGACGGAGTAATGCTCCGCTCCAATAAGGCCCAAGATACTCTCTCGATTTTAGCTAGCATTCCAAATCTTTCACTCATTGCTTCCGTTGATCACATTAATACACCTCTCAGTAAGTTTCATTACTCATAaactttgaattcattttatttggCATATTATAAAATCATCAGTAAGCAACTATTCGAATTTGCGAATCGAAATTGAATAGTACACAAAGATAACAGTAAATTTCCCCTCTTTGGTATGACGTTTTTCTGCATATGTCTTACTTGAATGCCTTTCACTAATTTAACTGAAATATCAACTTGATAGATGTCGAGTACAATTATGAACATTCCATGATTTTTCAGTATGGGACAACGTAAAGCATTCACGGTATAATTTCTGTTGGTGGGATGTAACAACAATGTTGCCATATGATGCAGAGACGTCTTTTGAGAGCTCGATTATGGTACAGAAGAGTGGAGCGCTCGCCCTCTCCTCTCTACTCAATGTTTTTCTCTCCCTGACTTCGAACGCACGTGCTATTTATGTGCTTCTCATTAAACATCAACTAGAACACGCAACTAGCGACAATTATCCTGGTCAGTCTTTGTGTTTAATTACTTATCCCGTGATTTGTATCTGCATCTATTCTGCAATATTCGAACGAAATTATAATCGTTGAAACGATGACGTATATATTCATCTTTTAACTAGCTAATAAtaaatctttatttttctctattaAGGTATGCTATTGAAGGATCTCTACTCGAACGCACGTGAGGCTTTCCTTGTTAGTTCAGACACGGCTCTCAGGGCTCAATTAACTGAGTTCATAGATCACAAACTAGTGCGTTCCAAGCGGAATTATGATGGTGCAGAGTATCTCAGTATCCCGCTGGATAATACGTTACTAAAACAATTCCTTGATCAGCAAGAAACTGCGTAACGAATTTGGTGATTTACTTTCCAATTTTTCTAACTTGTGCATAGTGCCTTAGTAACGATAATTCACATATACGCATCATTCATAAGCTCAGtaaacaaaaattcgtataGTCGATTTTCTTCATTGGAATTACTCagttttaaaatcaattttattctttatagTCATTCGTTCTCAATAACACACAgtaatgtatgtacataggtTTCACTCGTATTACGTAGTTCCGTAAGcgttaaattatgtatattagtcgtttatttttttccttcttaatCCGGCGTGATTTCgcgaaaaaattcttgatgaaataatttgatatttgtaTTTGTGATTTTCAGTA is a window of Neodiprion pinetum isolate iyNeoPine1 chromosome 4, iyNeoPine1.2, whole genome shotgun sequence DNA encoding:
- the Orc2 gene encoding origin recognition complex subunit 2 isoform X1 gives rise to the protein MAERSINLRRSTRLKTPSKQATEDSTKGVQRKRRSRKISSSSSDGEQTPDELARELEDELKIIDEDVQKPTELYTEEQDVSGASMYHFPTPSKSGAMAQKAALSRSAATPQTPKHAAKQKNVTDTAQTPHSVRNKFKKQLVSLARNISGESSSESESVSEENEYVPSVDEESDDSEEGEEVKSSEGSESDVEDNKKQIRKTPAKVAPSRLSTSKQKRNTRVTYNDYHLETDDYFEMQSEKVLTSDRTLGRLVNPRMDEEKLQKLLSKQSFVSKEHKEAIRSLSRDYRALFPMWHCILEEGYSLLLHGLGSKRILMNDFHKETLSDHPTLVVNGFFPSLTLKEILDGITTDLLGLQSPTNPNECLSLIESTLRENPEDRLYLLVHNIDGVMLRSNKAQDTLSILASIPNLSLIASVDHINTPLIWDNVKHSRYNFCWWDVTTMLPYDAETSFESSIMVQKSGALALSSLLNVFLSLTSNARAIYVLLIKHQLEHATSDNYPGMLLKDLYSNAREAFLVSSDTALRAQLTEFIDHKLVRSKRNYDGAEYLSIPLDNTLLKQFLDQQETA
- the twr gene encoding signal peptidase complex catalytic subunit SEC11A, with the translated sequence MLQSVFDDVRRMNKRQFLYQVLSFGMIVSSALMIWKGLMVVTGSESPIVVVLSGSMEPAFHRGDLLFLTNYQDEPVRVGEIVVFKVEGRDIPIVHRVLKLHEKVNNTVKFLTKGDNNSVDDRGLYAPGQLWLTHKDVVGRARGFLPYVGMVTIYMNEYPKFKYFVLACLGLYVLVHRESN
- the Orc2 gene encoding origin recognition complex subunit 2 isoform X2; the encoded protein is MYHFPTPSKSGAMAQKAALSRSAATPQTPKHAAKQKNVTDTAQTPHSVRNKFKKQLVSLARNISGESSSESESVSEENEYVPSVDEESDDSEEGEEVKSSEGSESDVEDNKKQIRKTPAKVAPSRLSTSKQKRNTRVTYNDYHLETDDYFEMQSEKVLTSDRTLGRLVNPRMDEEKLQKLLSKQSFVSKEHKEAIRSLSRDYRALFPMWHCILEEGYSLLLHGLGSKRILMNDFHKETLSDHPTLVVNGFFPSLTLKEILDGITTDLLGLQSPTNPNECLSLIESTLRENPEDRLYLLVHNIDGVMLRSNKAQDTLSILASIPNLSLIASVDHINTPLIWDNVKHSRYNFCWWDVTTMLPYDAETSFESSIMVQKSGALALSSLLNVFLSLTSNARAIYVLLIKHQLEHATSDNYPGMLLKDLYSNAREAFLVSSDTALRAQLTEFIDHKLVRSKRNYDGAEYLSIPLDNTLLKQFLDQQETA